The Devosia sp. YIM 151766 genome includes a region encoding these proteins:
- the rpsB gene encoding 30S ribosomal protein S2, protein MALPEFSMRQLLEAGVHFGHQKHRWNPKMERYIFGVRNDIHILDLSQTVPALSRALQLVSDTVADGGRVLFVGTKRQAAPLVADAAKQSAQYYVNSRWLGGTLTNWQTISNSIARLRELESMSETDLALRTKKERLMMSREQERLERDLGGIKDMGNLPSLLFVIDTNKEANAIKEARRLGIPVVAIVDTNCDPDVVDYAIPGNDDASRALELYVSLISRAAIDGIGRSSSALGADIGAATEAPVEDLPAEDAPAEVVPAEAPAAEGEASVN, encoded by the coding sequence ATGGCACTGCCTGAATTCTCCATGCGTCAGCTTCTGGAAGCTGGCGTCCACTTCGGCCACCAGAAGCATCGCTGGAACCCGAAGATGGAACGCTATATTTTCGGCGTTCGCAACGACATCCACATTCTCGACCTGAGCCAGACCGTGCCGGCCCTCAGCCGCGCGCTGCAACTGGTGTCCGACACCGTCGCCGATGGCGGCCGCGTGCTGTTCGTCGGCACCAAGCGCCAGGCCGCGCCGCTGGTGGCCGATGCCGCCAAGCAATCGGCCCAGTATTATGTCAATTCCCGCTGGCTCGGCGGTACGCTGACCAATTGGCAGACTATCTCGAACTCCATCGCCCGCCTACGCGAGTTGGAATCGATGAGCGAGACCGACCTCGCCCTGCGCACCAAGAAGGAGCGCCTGATGATGTCCCGTGAGCAGGAGCGTCTGGAACGCGACCTGGGCGGCATCAAGGATATGGGCAACCTGCCGAGCCTGCTCTTCGTGATCGACACCAACAAGGAAGCCAACGCCATCAAGGAAGCCCGCCGCTTGGGTATCCCGGTCGTGGCCATTGTCGACACCAATTGCGACCCCGACGTCGTCGATTACGCCATTCCGGGCAATGACGACGCCAGCCGCGCCCTGGAGCTTTACGTGTCGCTGATCTCGCGCGCCGCCATCGACGGCATCGGCCGCTCGTCCAGCGCTCTCGGCGCTGACATCGGCGCCGCCACCGAAGCGCCGGTCGAAGACCTGCCGGCTGAAGACGCACCGGCTGAAGTCGTGCCGGCCGAGGCCCCGGCGGCCGAAGGCGAGGCGAGCGTCAACTAA
- the tsf gene encoding translation elongation factor Ts, giving the protein MEITAAMVKQLRDSTGVGMMDCKKALAETNGDMEAAIDWLRTRGLAKAAKKADRVAAEGLVGVATAGTKAAVVEVNSETDFVARNEQFQNIVASVAKLALDADGDVVKLGEMPFPGTGHSVSAELTEAISKIGENMNLRRTQSVEVTDGVVESYVHNSVKPGLGKIGILVALESSGDKAALSALGKQLAMHIAAAQPQAISPEDLDQEMVARERAIILEQVKESGKPADIAEKMVDGRMRKYFEEVTLLSQVFVIDGETKVADAIKNAEKDAGAPIKLSKFVRYALGEGIEKAESDFAAEVAATAGAK; this is encoded by the coding sequence ATGGAAATCACTGCTGCAATGGTCAAGCAGCTCCGCGACTCGACCGGCGTCGGGATGATGGACTGCAAGAAGGCTCTGGCCGAAACCAATGGCGACATGGAAGCGGCCATCGACTGGCTGCGCACCCGTGGCCTCGCCAAGGCTGCCAAGAAGGCCGATCGCGTCGCTGCCGAAGGTCTGGTCGGCGTCGCTACCGCCGGCACCAAGGCCGCCGTCGTCGAAGTCAATTCCGAAACCGATTTCGTGGCCCGCAACGAGCAGTTCCAGAACATTGTCGCCAGCGTCGCCAAGCTGGCGCTGGACGCCGATGGCGATGTCGTCAAGCTGGGCGAAATGCCTTTCCCGGGCACCGGCCATTCGGTGTCGGCCGAGCTGACGGAAGCCATCTCCAAGATCGGCGAGAATATGAACCTGCGCCGCACCCAGTCCGTCGAAGTCACCGACGGCGTGGTGGAGAGCTATGTCCACAATTCGGTCAAGCCGGGCCTGGGCAAGATCGGCATTCTGGTCGCGCTGGAATCGAGCGGTGACAAGGCCGCCCTGTCCGCGCTCGGCAAGCAGCTCGCCATGCATATCGCCGCCGCGCAGCCGCAGGCGATTTCGCCCGAAGATCTGGACCAGGAAATGGTGGCCCGCGAACGCGCCATCATTCTCGAGCAGGTCAAGGAAAGCGGCAAGCCCGCCGACATCGCCGAGAAGATGGTCGATGGCCGCATGCGCAAATATTTCGAGGAAGTCACCCTGCTCAGCCAGGTCTTCGTCATCGATGGCGAAACCAAGGTCGCCGATGCGATCAAGAATGCCGAGAAGGATGCCGGCGCGCCGATCAAGCTGAGCAAGTTCGTGCGCTACGCGCTCGGCGAGGGCATCGAGAAGGCCGAAAGTGATTTCGCCGCCGAAGTCGCCGCTACCGCCGGCGCCAAGTAA
- the pyrH gene encoding UMP kinase — protein MTSAYKRILLKVSGEALAGDNSFGIEPPFLQAVAAQIAEVARSGIQVAIVVGGGNIFRGMAGAADGTDRVTADLMGMLGTMINALALSNAISRQGVKSKPFSAATMPSVADTFTARDAKLALEESFVVVLGGGTGNPFFTTDTASTLRAIELECDVVLKGTKVDGVYSADPMKDPNATRYSRIGYDEVISKNLKVMDTAAFALARDNSMPIIVYALDDQAGLSGVLAGRGRSTLVGRQ, from the coding sequence ATGACGTCTGCCTATAAGCGCATATTGCTCAAGGTTTCGGGCGAGGCGCTGGCGGGGGATAATTCGTTCGGCATCGAACCGCCTTTCCTGCAAGCGGTCGCCGCCCAGATCGCCGAAGTCGCGCGCAGCGGCATCCAGGTCGCCATCGTGGTTGGCGGCGGCAATATTTTCCGCGGCATGGCCGGGGCCGCCGACGGCACCGACCGGGTGACCGCCGACCTCATGGGCATGCTCGGCACCATGATCAATGCGCTGGCACTCAGCAACGCCATTTCCCGCCAGGGCGTGAAATCGAAGCCGTTCAGCGCCGCCACCATGCCATCCGTCGCCGACACATTCACCGCGCGCGACGCCAAGCTGGCGCTGGAAGAGAGTTTCGTCGTGGTATTGGGCGGCGGCACCGGCAATCCGTTCTTCACCACCGATACCGCCTCGACATTGCGCGCCATCGAGCTGGAATGCGACGTGGTGCTCAAGGGCACCAAGGTGGACGGCGTCTATTCGGCCGACCCCATGAAGGACCCCAATGCCACGCGCTATAGCCGGATCGGCTACGACGAAGTGATCAGCAAGAACCTCAAGGTCATGGATACGGCTGCATTCGCGCTTGCCCGCGACAATTCCATGCCGATAATCGTATATGCCTTGGACGACCAGGCCGGCTTGTCCGGCGTTCTGGCGGGCAGGGGCCGTTCGACGCTCGTGGGCCGGCAGTAA
- the frr gene encoding ribosome recycling factor: MASYDLSELKTRMQKSISSLRDELSGLRTGRASASLLDPVTVEAYGSRMPLNQVATVTVPESRMLSVQVWDRSMANAVEKAIRDSGLGLNPMSEGQVIRVPLPELNEQRRKELAKVAHNYAEQARVAVRHIRRDGMDALKKAEKDGDMSQDDAKKQSDLVQKATDDAVSEIDGIVAQKEQEIMQV; the protein is encoded by the coding sequence ATGGCCAGCTACGATCTCAGCGAACTCAAGACCCGGATGCAGAAGTCGATTTCCTCGCTCAGAGACGAGTTGAGCGGCCTGCGGACCGGTCGCGCCAGCGCCAGCCTGCTGGACCCCGTCACGGTGGAAGCCTATGGCTCGCGCATGCCGCTCAATCAGGTGGCTACTGTGACCGTGCCGGAATCGCGCATGCTCTCGGTGCAGGTCTGGGACCGTTCCATGGCCAATGCCGTCGAGAAGGCCATTCGCGACAGCGGCCTCGGCCTCAACCCGATGAGCGAGGGGCAGGTCATCCGCGTCCCATTGCCCGAGCTCAACGAACAACGCCGCAAGGAACTGGCCAAGGTCGCCCATAATTATGCCGAACAGGCCCGCGTCGCGGTGCGCCATATTCGCCGCGACGGCATGGATGCCTTGAAAAAGGCGGAGAAGGACGGCGACATGAGCCAGGACGATGCCAAGAAGCAATCGGATCTGGTGCAGAAGGCGACCGATGACGCGGTTTCCGAGATCGACGGGATCGTCGCGCAGAAGGAACAGGAGATCATGCAGGTCTGA
- a CDS encoding isoprenyl transferase — translation MAGEPAASLKSETGPGLRIPAHLGVIMDGNGRWAKLRGKRRTEGHVEGVKALRGLVEHCIAYGVSYLTVFSFSSENWTRPTDEVSFIFNLLRRFVASDLQRLIGNNVKVRIIGTRDGLEPSLARLIDDVEAKTAQNSGLTLIVAFNYGGKAEIVAATRHLAREVAAGRLDPEAIEESHLAGALMTAGLPDPDVIIRTSGEQRLSNFLLWQAAYSEFVFVEENWPDFDETSFVRVLETYTMRDRRFGGIGDQGR, via the coding sequence ATGGCAGGGGAACCCGCCGCGAGTTTGAAGTCGGAGACCGGACCGGGATTACGCATCCCGGCGCATCTTGGCGTGATCATGGACGGCAATGGCCGTTGGGCCAAGCTCCGCGGCAAACGGCGCACCGAAGGCCATGTCGAGGGCGTGAAGGCGCTGCGCGGCCTGGTCGAGCATTGCATCGCCTATGGCGTCTCCTACCTCACGGTCTTCAGTTTCTCGTCCGAGAACTGGACGAGGCCGACCGATGAGGTTTCTTTCATCTTCAATCTCTTGCGGCGGTTTGTTGCATCGGATTTGCAGCGCCTCATCGGCAACAATGTCAAGGTTCGCATTATCGGCACCCGCGACGGGCTCGAGCCGTCCCTGGCGCGGCTGATCGACGATGTCGAGGCCAAGACGGCGCAGAATAGCGGCCTGACGCTGATCGTCGCCTTCAATTATGGCGGCAAGGCCGAGATCGTGGCCGCCACGCGGCACCTGGCCCGGGAAGTGGCCGCAGGGCGCCTCGACCCGGAGGCGATCGAGGAGTCCCATCTGGCCGGCGCGCTGATGACCGCCGGCCTGCCCGACCCCGATGTCATTATCCGCACCAGCGGCGAACAGCGGCTGTCCAATTTTCTGTTATGGCAGGCGGCCTATTCGGAATTCGTATTCGTCGAGGAAAACTGGCCCGATTTCGACGAGACCAGCTTCGTGCGGGTGCTGGAAACCTATACGATGCGCGACCGGCGCTTTGGTGGCATAGGAGATCAGGGGCGTTGA
- a CDS encoding phosphatidate cytidylyltransferase codes for MNRPEGPVSKPTPPGRSWSDIGPRLASAIVLIALTATTLYIGSYLFAAVVGAVYGGAYREWEAMVSRAPLTPVSMILVGLVAVSGFVYLLLGFLASLGVIALACILALAMGRDGLPWRIGGLLLFGLLIVSVLAMRGDGVIGIWAGVYLGTVVWMTDSAAFFTGRQIGGEKLAPDISPSKTWSGALGGLALGTGAGLVVWLFVTDSPFWIGLILSASISILGQSGDLAESAIKRHFRIKDSGDIIPGHGGLMDRLDSLTFGVFFVLIVGGLHAGFGSVAEGLLYW; via the coding sequence TTGAATAGACCCGAAGGCCCCGTTTCCAAGCCAACCCCGCCCGGCCGGTCCTGGTCCGATATCGGCCCGCGTTTGGCTTCGGCGATTGTGTTGATCGCGCTGACGGCGACGACGCTCTATATCGGCAGCTATCTCTTCGCCGCTGTCGTTGGCGCGGTCTATGGCGGCGCCTATAGGGAATGGGAGGCCATGGTCTCCCGCGCGCCGCTCACCCCAGTGAGCATGATATTGGTGGGGTTGGTGGCGGTTTCGGGCTTCGTCTATCTGCTGCTCGGTTTTCTCGCCTCGCTGGGCGTCATTGCCCTGGCCTGCATCCTCGCCCTGGCCATGGGGCGCGACGGCTTGCCCTGGCGCATCGGCGGGCTGCTGCTTTTCGGCCTGCTGATCGTCTCGGTTCTGGCTATGCGCGGCGACGGCGTTATAGGCATTTGGGCCGGCGTCTATCTCGGCACCGTGGTCTGGATGACCGATTCCGCGGCCTTTTTCACCGGACGCCAGATCGGCGGCGAGAAGCTGGCGCCCGATATCTCGCCCTCCAAGACCTGGTCGGGAGCGCTGGGCGGGCTTGCCCTCGGCACGGGGGCAGGGCTGGTCGTGTGGCTGTTCGTCACCGATTCACCGTTCTGGATCGGCCTCATCCTTTCCGCCTCGATCAGCATACTCGGCCAATCGGGCGATCTGGCCGAAAGCGCCATCAAGCGCCATTTCCGCATCAAGGATAGCGGCGACATCATTCCGGGCCATGGCGGGCTGATGGATCGCCTGGACAGCCTAACATTCGGCGTGTTCTTCGTCCTTATCGTCGGCGGATTGCATGCTGGATTCGGCTCGGTGGCCGAAGGGCTGCTCTACTGGTAG
- the rseP gene encoding RIP metalloprotease RseP, with translation MVDFVFWLLSYVIPFLAVLTIIVFVHEMGHYLVARWNGVAIQTFSVGFGRELIGWNDKHGTRWRISAIPLGGYVRFLGDMNEASVPDPEIARNIDPALAPRLFVNKSVWRRIAIVAAGPAANVLLTFLVLYALLLGYGRYTIPPVIGEVVAGSVAESAGFQSGDQIIAVDGYAVRGFEDFQRYVATSPERPVAVDLDRGGTAMVLTLVPEAVQVEDRFGNNQRIGRIGVSRNVEETDVTLYRPGPVEAIGMTVEEIRFIIQRTAAFIGDFFVGRGDVEQLGGPVKVAKVSGEVATLGVVALINLMALLSLNIGIFNLLPIPMLDGGHLLYYFAEALRGRPLSMRVQEMGFRFGFALVLALMVFTLFNDTIFAHFGILR, from the coding sequence ATGGTGGATTTCGTTTTCTGGCTTTTGTCCTACGTCATTCCTTTTCTGGCGGTGCTGACGATCATCGTTTTCGTGCACGAAATGGGCCACTACCTCGTCGCGCGCTGGAATGGCGTGGCCATCCAGACCTTCTCGGTCGGCTTCGGGCGTGAACTCATCGGCTGGAACGATAAGCATGGCACGCGCTGGCGCATCTCCGCCATCCCGCTGGGCGGCTATGTGCGGTTTCTCGGCGACATGAACGAGGCCAGCGTTCCCGATCCCGAAATCGCCAGGAATATCGATCCGGCCCTGGCGCCGCGCCTATTCGTCAACAAGTCGGTCTGGCGACGCATCGCCATCGTCGCGGCCGGACCGGCCGCCAATGTGCTGCTGACCTTTCTCGTGCTTTATGCGCTGCTGCTCGGCTATGGCCGCTATACGATCCCGCCGGTCATCGGCGAGGTCGTGGCCGGTTCGGTGGCGGAATCGGCCGGCTTCCAGTCCGGCGACCAGATCATTGCCGTCGATGGCTATGCCGTGCGCGGTTTCGAGGATTTCCAGCGTTACGTCGCCACCAGCCCGGAGCGGCCGGTTGCCGTGGATCTCGACCGTGGCGGCACCGCCATGGTTCTGACGCTGGTGCCCGAGGCGGTGCAGGTCGAGGATCGGTTCGGCAACAATCAGAGAATCGGCCGCATCGGCGTCAGCCGCAATGTCGAGGAAACCGACGTTACGCTTTATCGCCCGGGCCCGGTGGAAGCGATCGGCATGACGGTGGAGGAAATCCGCTTCATCATCCAGCGCACCGCCGCCTTTATCGGCGATTTCTTCGTCGGCCGCGGCGATGTCGAGCAATTGGGCGGGCCGGTGAAAGTGGCCAAGGTCTCCGGCGAAGTGGCGACGCTGGGCGTGGTGGCGCTCATCAATCTCATGGCGCTGCTATCGCTCAATATCGGTATTTTCAACCTGTTGCCCATCCCCATGCTCGATGGCGGGCATCTGCTCTACTATTTCGCCGAAGCCTTGCGCGGCCGCCCGCTCAGCATGCGGGTGCAGGAGATGGGATTCCGTTTCGGATTTGCGCTCGTATTGGCGCTGATGGTATTCACCTTGTTCAACGACACGATATTCGCCCATTTCGGGATTCTGCGCTAA
- the bamA gene encoding outer membrane protein assembly factor BamA — MAIPWAGAEGNNNMIHPTKLMRGAVSAIAILGAAPMAAGLPVLGVAMAQAQEQLVAAVLFEGNRRFPDSQLLAMVDISSSGIFSQQRLAADIESIRQAYDREGFMSVSVTARTEQTADGRIRVIFTVNEGERAGIAGINFTGNNAIGANNLKGTMLTKETGILSWLVRDDTYDEQKMAVDRERIRLYYANRGYPDAQVNSVAEYDAARNAYFINVTVNEGQRYDFGNVGIETSINGLNTDVLRGTVRTGQGGQYSVADLQKSIEDMAYEATAQGYSFADVRARLDRDVATNTFNVTYLVDEGARVYVERVNITGNVKTRDFVIRRELAFAEGDPFNRSMVVRGRNAIEALDFFSRVEISTAPGSAADKIVLNINVVEKSTGEYGATAGYSTNDGILGELSLTERNFLGRGQYLRAAIGASQSGRTFDFSFTEPRFMGLKMSAGVDAYHRIYDETSASFYGSEVTGGQVRFGIPLTSALSASVFGGYEYKVVRDGDATATPPVAADSNLVNDGQEFHKAFTGYTLVWNGVDNLKKPTEGLYATFSQQYINLNYTGTTDHLLKSEARARYFMPLLQDSGMVASVRGQAGVINNLGGGGVHAVEAFTPGSQLVRGFQGRGYGPRLGSGEYLGTTMFAGISGEIEFPIPGLPENYGLSGAVWVDAAWIGDASNIISSGPLNGSNATIGSNDEPWRASVGASLIWDSPFGPLRGDFAHVLNKSTDDRTQVFQFTISTLL; from the coding sequence ATGGCGATTCCCTGGGCCGGTGCAGAAGGCAATAACAATATGATCCACCCCACCAAGCTGATGCGTGGCGCGGTTTCCGCGATCGCCATACTCGGGGCCGCTCCCATGGCGGCTGGCCTTCCCGTCCTCGGCGTTGCAATGGCCCAGGCGCAGGAGCAGCTGGTTGCAGCGGTTCTGTTCGAGGGCAATCGGCGCTTCCCCGATTCCCAGCTTCTGGCGATGGTCGACATTTCGAGCTCCGGCATCTTCAGCCAGCAGCGCCTGGCCGCGGATATCGAAAGCATCCGCCAGGCCTATGACCGCGAAGGGTTCATGTCCGTTTCCGTGACTGCGCGCACCGAGCAGACCGCGGACGGCCGCATTCGCGTCATCTTCACCGTGAACGAGGGCGAGCGCGCCGGCATTGCCGGGATCAACTTCACCGGCAACAACGCTATTGGGGCCAACAACCTCAAGGGCACCATGCTCACCAAGGAAACCGGCATCCTGAGCTGGCTGGTGCGCGACGACACCTATGACGAGCAAAAGATGGCCGTCGACCGCGAGCGTATCCGCCTCTATTACGCCAATCGCGGCTATCCCGATGCGCAGGTGAATTCGGTCGCCGAATATGACGCGGCCCGCAATGCCTATTTCATCAATGTCACGGTCAATGAAGGCCAGCGCTACGATTTCGGCAATGTCGGGATCGAGACCAGCATCAACGGCCTGAACACCGATGTGCTGCGCGGCACGGTCCGGACGGGCCAGGGCGGCCAATATTCGGTGGCCGACCTGCAGAAATCCATCGAGGACATGGCCTATGAGGCCACGGCGCAGGGCTATTCCTTCGCCGACGTGCGCGCCCGCCTCGACCGCGATGTCGCCACCAATACCTTCAACGTCACCTATCTGGTGGACGAAGGCGCCCGGGTCTATGTCGAGCGCGTCAACATCACCGGCAACGTCAAGACCCGCGATTTCGTGATCCGCCGCGAGCTGGCCTTTGCCGAAGGCGACCCGTTCAACCGCTCCATGGTCGTGCGTGGCCGCAATGCCATCGAAGCGCTCGACTTCTTCTCGCGCGTCGAAATCTCCACCGCGCCGGGCTCGGCAGCGGACAAGATCGTTCTCAACATCAACGTCGTCGAGAAGTCGACCGGCGAATACGGCGCGACGGCCGGTTACTCGACCAATGACGGTATCCTGGGCGAGTTGTCGCTGACCGAGCGCAACTTCCTGGGCCGCGGCCAATATCTGCGCGCCGCCATCGGCGCCTCGCAATCCGGCCGCACCTTTGACTTCTCCTTCACCGAGCCCCGCTTCATGGGCCTCAAGATGTCGGCCGGCGTCGATGCCTATCACCGCATTTATGACGAGACCTCGGCCAGCTTCTATGGTTCGGAAGTCACCGGCGGCCAAGTTCGCTTCGGCATTCCGCTGACCAGCGCCCTGAGTGCCAGCGTGTTTGGCGGCTACGAATACAAGGTGGTCAGGGATGGCGACGCCACCGCTACCCCGCCTGTTGCCGCTGACTCCAATTTGGTCAACGATGGTCAGGAATTCCACAAGGCGTTCACCGGCTATACCCTGGTCTGGAACGGCGTCGACAATCTCAAGAAGCCGACGGAAGGCCTCTACGCGACCTTCAGCCAGCAATATATCAACCTGAATTATACCGGCACCACGGATCACCTGCTCAAGAGCGAGGCCCGCGCCCGTTACTTCATGCCATTGCTGCAAGATAGCGGCATGGTGGCCAGCGTGCGCGGCCAGGCCGGGGTGATCAATAATCTCGGCGGCGGCGGTGTTCACGCCGTGGAGGCCTTCACGCCGGGCTCGCAGCTCGTGCGCGGCTTTCAGGGCCGTGGCTATGGACCGCGCCTTGGCAGCGGCGAATATCTGGGCACCACGATGTTTGCCGGCATTTCCGGCGAGATCGAGTTTCCGATCCCGGGCCTGCCTGAAAACTATGGCCTGTCGGGTGCTGTCTGGGTGGATGCTGCCTGGATCGGCGATGCCAGCAACATCATCAGCAGCGGCCCCCTCAACGGGTCCAATGCAACTATCGGCAGCAACGACGAGCCCTGGCGCGCCTCGGTTGGTGCGTCGCTCATCTGGGATTCGCCGTTCGGGCCGCTGCGTGGCGACTTTGCCCATGTGCTCAACAAGTCGACCGACGACCGCACTCAGGTGTTCCAGTTCACCATCTCCACCTTGCTCTGA
- the lpxD gene encoding UDP-3-O-(3-hydroxymyristoyl)glucosamine N-acyltransferase codes for MVDTRFHRFAGPVAVGALLAQIGRGDLAETIEQAGQVIAGAAELDLAEAGDVALAAQSSYAEILRRTNAGVVIVSPALRDLVPAGSIAVTAAKPHEVFAGILDVLYPSSTKSIIAGARDELGPPIYERDVILGANVVIGAGVEIGRGTVIGANSVIGAGVTIGRNCVIAANCTIDCAHLGNEVIIHSGVRIGTEGFGWLDLGQSNRKIPQLGRVIIQDRVEIGANSTIDRGALGDTVLGDGTKVDNLVQIGHNCRIGRNCLIAAMSGLSGSTIVGDGVLMGGGVGTSGHLTIGGGSVIHGRAAVTKDWPPGSKLAGAPAQDIRDFWRELAVLRKLSKGEKRG; via the coding sequence ATGGTCGATACCCGTTTCCACCGCTTTGCCGGCCCTGTTGCCGTAGGCGCGCTGCTTGCCCAGATCGGGCGGGGCGACCTTGCCGAAACCATTGAACAAGCCGGGCAGGTGATTGCCGGCGCGGCTGAACTGGACCTGGCCGAGGCCGGCGACGTCGCCCTGGCGGCGCAGTCGAGCTATGCCGAGATTTTGCGCCGGACCAATGCCGGAGTGGTGATCGTGTCGCCGGCCCTGCGGGACCTTGTGCCGGCGGGCAGTATCGCCGTTACCGCCGCCAAGCCGCATGAGGTTTTTGCCGGCATTCTGGACGTTCTTTATCCATCCAGCACCAAATCGATCATCGCCGGCGCTCGCGACGAACTCGGTCCGCCGATCTACGAACGAGACGTCATTCTCGGCGCCAATGTCGTTATCGGGGCTGGTGTCGAGATCGGGCGCGGCACGGTGATCGGCGCCAATAGCGTCATCGGGGCCGGCGTGACCATCGGGCGCAATTGCGTCATCGCCGCCAATTGCACCATCGATTGCGCCCATCTGGGCAATGAAGTGATCATTCATTCCGGCGTCCGCATCGGAACCGAGGGCTTTGGCTGGCTGGACCTGGGTCAAAGCAATCGCAAAATCCCGCAACTCGGACGCGTCATCATCCAGGACCGCGTCGAAATCGGCGCCAACAGCACCATCGACCGCGGCGCCCTGGGCGATACTGTACTGGGCGATGGCACCAAGGTGGATAACCTCGTGCAGATCGGCCACAATTGCCGGATCGGCCGCAATTGCCTGATCGCGGCCATGAGCGGCCTTTCCGGTTCCACTATCGTCGGCGACGGGGTCCTGATGGGCGGCGGCGTCGGCACGTCCGGTCACCTGACCATCGGCGGCGGCTCGGTGATCCATGGCCGGGCGGCGGTCACCAAGGACTGGCCGCCGGGCTCCAAACTTGCCGGGGCGCCGGCGCAGGATATAAGAGATTTTTGGCGTGAACTCGCCGTGTTGCGGAAATTATCCAAGGGAGAAAAGCGGGGATGA
- the fabZ gene encoding 3-hydroxyacyl-ACP dehydratase FabZ: MNETVTSATELNAMSIAEILEALPHRYPFLMIDRIVDIDGDESAIGIKNVTFNEPIFLGHFPGNPIFPGVLIIEGMAQTAGAIVIKHDSTGGKKNIVLMLGVDKARFRKPAGPGDTIEFHIAKIHRRRNVGRYKAEAKVKGIVIAEAEITAMIVGADS, translated from the coding sequence ATGAACGAGACCGTCACCAGCGCTACTGAGCTCAATGCCATGAGCATTGCCGAAATCCTGGAAGCCTTGCCACACCGCTATCCCTTCCTGATGATCGACCGCATCGTCGATATCGATGGCGACGAATCCGCCATCGGCATCAAGAATGTCACCTTCAACGAGCCCATCTTTCTCGGCCACTTTCCCGGCAATCCGATCTTTCCGGGAGTGCTGATCATCGAGGGCATGGCGCAGACCGCCGGCGCCATCGTCATCAAGCACGATTCCACCGGCGGCAAGAAGAATATCGTGCTGATGCTGGGCGTGGACAAGGCCCGCTTCCGCAAGCCCGCCGGCCCCGGCGACACCATCGAATTCCACATCGCCAAGATCCATCGCCGCCGCAATGTCGGCCGCTACAAGGCCGAGGCCAAGGTCAAGGGCATAGTCATCGCCGAAGCCGAAATCACCGCAATGATCGTTGGTGCCGATTCGTGA
- the lpxA gene encoding acyl-ACP--UDP-N-acetylglucosamine O-acyltransferase, with protein MTAARVHPSAIVADGAILGAGVRIGPYCIIGPNVVLGDNVELVSHAVVEGRTTIGAGTRIFPFASVGHQPQDLKFHGEDSRLEIGERCTIRESVTINPGTEGGGMLTRIGNDCLIMANAHVAHDAILGNNVIMANYVGIAGHVHVGDNVIFGGTCVVHQFTRIGAHAFIGAQSMIDGDVIPYGMAVGNRAVLTGLNLVGLKRSKFQREAIYQLRAAYRQIFVGEGTLAERVETTAKSFEGDVLVQDVVDFIQTASDRPILLPRNGHESE; from the coding sequence GTGACCGCAGCACGCGTCCATCCGAGCGCGATCGTCGCGGACGGGGCAATATTGGGGGCAGGGGTCCGCATCGGGCCCTATTGCATAATCGGCCCGAATGTCGTGCTGGGCGACAATGTCGAACTGGTTTCGCATGCCGTCGTCGAGGGCCGCACCACGATTGGCGCCGGCACTCGCATCTTTCCCTTTGCCTCTGTCGGCCATCAGCCGCAGGACCTGAAATTCCACGGTGAGGATTCGCGGCTCGAAATCGGCGAGCGCTGCACCATCCGCGAATCGGTGACCATCAATCCCGGCACCGAAGGCGGCGGCATGCTGACCCGGATCGGCAATGATTGCCTGATCATGGCCAATGCCCATGTCGCTCACGACGCGATCCTGGGCAACAATGTCATCATGGCCAATTATGTCGGCATTGCCGGTCATGTGCATGTCGGCGACAATGTCATCTTTGGCGGCACCTGCGTCGTCCACCAATTCACCCGCATCGGCGCCCATGCCTTTATCGGCGCGCAATCCATGATCGATGGAGACGTGATTCCATACGGCATGGCGGTCGGCAATCGCGCCGTGCTCACCGGCCTCAACCTGGTCGGCCTCAAGCGCAGCAAATTCCAGCGCGAAGCCATTTATCAATTGCGCGCCGCCTATCGCCAGATTTTCGTGGGAGAAGGTACGCTGGCCGAGCGGGTCGAGACGACCGCCAAATCGTTCGAAGGCGATGTGCTGGTGCAGGACGTAGTCGATTTTATCCAGACAGCGAGCGACCGGCCCATCCTGTTGCCGCGTAACGGGCACGAGAGCGAATAA